In the Clostridium sporogenes genome, one interval contains:
- a CDS encoding LytTR family DNA-binding domain-containing protein codes for MRIGICGNDVEQRNYLKNHLIKIIKEAKLKCELFEFNCGEELLQNYEKMNIIFLDINMGKINGIEIAKKIREFDSVVEIIFVTKLVNYIHQAYEVRAYRYLLRPINYEIIKYVTLNCIKGIEAQKNLVIKYKGEIIILNIDEITYIEVMQKMLTIHTKDKDYTFKMTLSKFEKELSQHDFFRCHKSFLVNLNKVKEFKDNIINVNDTYIPISKYRSKEFRHKLTKILKNSIWL; via the coding sequence ATGCGCATAGGAATCTGTGGAAATGATGTTGAACAAAGAAATTATTTGAAAAATCATCTAATAAAAATTATTAAAGAAGCGAAATTAAAGTGCGAATTATTTGAATTTAATTGTGGAGAAGAGCTTCTACAAAATTATGAAAAAATGAATATTATATTTTTAGATATAAATATGGGAAAAATAAATGGAATAGAAATAGCTAAAAAAATAAGAGAGTTTGATTCAGTAGTAGAAATAATATTTGTAACAAAGCTTGTTAACTATATTCATCAAGCCTATGAGGTAAGAGCATATAGGTATTTGCTGAGGCCTATAAATTATGAAATTATAAAATATGTTACGTTGAATTGTATTAAGGGTATTGAAGCACAAAAGAATTTAGTTATTAAATATAAAGGTGAAATTATAATTTTAAATATAGATGAGATTACATATATAGAAGTTATGCAAAAGATGTTAACGATACATACTAAAGATAAAGATTATACATTTAAAATGACGTTATCAAAATTTGAAAAAGAATTATCTCAACATGATTTCTTTAGATGTCACAAAAGTTTTTTAGTTAATCTTAATAAAGTAAAAGAGTTTAAGGACAACATAATAAATGTTAATGATACCTATATACCAATAAGTAAATATAGGTCTAAGGAATTTAGACATAAATTAACAAAAATATTAAAAAATTCAATATGGCTTTGA